One window of the Terriglobales bacterium genome contains the following:
- a CDS encoding rhomboid family intramembrane serine protease, whose amino-acid sequence MIPLKDDTPRLTTPYVTYFLIGLNTIVFLFELILDEAGRTALLFQFGLVPARVTGLLHGVPGATAALLPLLTSMFLHASWLHLIANMWVLWIFGDNIEDHLGHFRYLLFYFGTGLAASLLHIAFNPGAQVPSVGASGAIAGVMGAYFLLYPSARVLTLIPFFIVYFTWLPAWLVLGYWFVAQFLSGAATSIVSPRDTSHGGIAFWAHVGGFLAGLALIKLFPAQPRRYRYTDWQPR is encoded by the coding sequence ATGATCCCCCTCAAGGACGACACGCCCCGCCTCACCACGCCCTACGTCACCTACTTCCTTATCGGGCTGAACACGATCGTCTTTCTCTTTGAACTCATCCTCGACGAGGCCGGGCGCACCGCCCTGCTCTTCCAGTTCGGCCTGGTGCCGGCGCGTGTGACCGGCCTGCTGCACGGCGTACCCGGGGCCACCGCCGCCCTGCTGCCGCTGCTGACCTCGATGTTCCTGCACGCCTCCTGGCTGCACCTCATCGCCAACATGTGGGTGCTGTGGATCTTCGGCGACAACATCGAGGACCACCTCGGCCACTTCCGCTACCTGCTCTTCTACTTCGGCACCGGGCTGGCGGCTTCCCTGCTGCACATCGCCTTCAATCCCGGGGCGCAGGTGCCCAGCGTGGGCGCCTCCGGGGCCATCGCCGGAGTCATGGGCGCCTACTTCCTGCTCTATCCCTCGGCGCGCGTGCTCACCCTGATCCCCTTCTTCATCGTCTACTTCACCTGGCTGCCGGCCTGGCTGGTGCTGGGCTACTGGTTCGTGGCCCAGTTCCTGAGCGGGGCCGCCACCTCCATCGTCTCCCCGCGCGACACCTCGCACGGAGGCATCGCCTTCTGGGCGCATGTGGGGGGATTCCTGGCCGGGCTGGCGCTGATCAAGCTCTTCCCTGCCCAGCCACGACGCTATCGCTACACC